GTTTCAAATTTCCCTAATATTTAAGCAACTTTCATGTTATGCTTCAAGAATTCAAAGAGAACCATATGAAATCATATCAAGTAATGAAATCAAGGGGGGAAAAATACAATTTCAATAATGTAATCACTTACTTTTAAATCATATACAATAGGCTTAATATGCAATTTTCTCACTTCATCAAAGACAAAGAGTTAACTAAAAATCTATCCTAGAACTTGAAAAATAACCTTTGAAACACAACACGATATTATTCAGAAGTTATAAGAATCAAATTTTCCCAGTTTTTGCAGAAAACATCATAGAAAGACTTATACTTCATTTGGAAACCTTCGATACCATCAATTCCTTTGCATTAATATAAACACTAAATTGGACTTGTATGATTCTCAAACtcagtatttaaaaaaaaattgaatgttaTTTAACGTCATTGCTTTCAAAGCTTTTGAACACACTCAGTTGATGTGGTTAAGTGCCTTGTGGTCTTATGTAAGAGTAAATATTATGACTAATTTTTAATGAGGGTATCCTTGCCGCAGAGCCTTGTATCTTCATCGTTGTCCGCCGCCGAACCTGCTATCTTCCCCTACCACGCCACCGAGGTCCATTCGGTGCAGGATGTATGTACCCTTCTCGTCTCTAAGGGGCAAACTCTTCATTGGGATTGGGGGAGAGCAGGTGTTTATTCGAGAAGGTCCCAGTGCACATTTTCATGCTGATTTGTGCATTATTCTTTTCTTGGTTAGTTAGATAGAATGATTTTGTGAGTTGGGCCAAATATGCATGGGTCCACGATTACATATCTTTGAAATTCAATGTTTTGGGTTCATGATACTTTTTTTAAGTCGATGATGAAATTGGTTCAACAATGTTTGCGCCAAAACTTACTAAAAGATTTACATTAAGGGCCCATTGTGCTGGTAGATTTATTTTCCTCGATtataaagttaaataaaaaaattcaaagtaaaattattttcgcACATACATTTTTTTAAGTCAAAGGTTTGGGCAAAAAGCAAAGTTATTAAAACCGGGCCGATGATCAAACCGGTGAGGGTACTAGTTCAAGGTTTATTGGTTCAACCGTAATTGAATCGTGGTCCGACTAGTATTACCGCTATAaattaaacaatattttttaaaataaatatataatatataatgtaGTAATATTGAACAGTAAAAGACAAAAAAGAGAATTACACTAAGCAATGttttatgatatatatatatatatatatcttaacAACTATAAAAACTTAACGTCAAAGAAAAAACAACTTTTtgttataagaaaaaaaaaacttttaaacCTTAAAGCCCTAGAaagcaaatattttttttcgaaaccTAGAAAGCAAATAGATACAGCCGGAGTGGCAAGAATGAACGTAAATGAAACATGTCACTATggtaggggggggggggggataacATGAATAAAGTGTCAAAAGTTGGGCAGTAATGGAAGCGTTATCTGACAGAATAGCTACTGAACAAAGACTAGGAAGAGAATCACCGCCAAAAGATACATTGGAAATGAACTTGGACCTGTGACGCTAAAACAAATTCtttgatatattttttcaatttttttctaataaaatgCAATTTTAGATCTGTGTAAGAGTGCTCATATGGCGCTATACAGTTGAAGATTTGCATCGGTCAAATAGCTCTTTAGAGTCATTGGATCTAATAAGCGGGTCATGATGGGTTACCGGTTACATGTTCAACCTCTAAATTTGTTAACTTATGTTTTACAGTAAAGCCCCTTAGTTTGTGCGTCATCCTTTCTCCCTCAACCTTCTTCGACACTCTTAACCAGTAAAACACGCATTacaaaaaaaacgttatttagtGGGGGTTATTTAGCGGAGGTTTTGATAACCCCGCAAATGTGGGTAATTTTTAATAGTTAAGGGGGGTTTTAATAACCCCCGcaaatgttttattaattaaccATCTCacttagggatggcaatggggcAAAAAAAAACCCGAACCCGCGGATAAAAATCCGTCACGGGTATAATAACCCGCGGGTTTGAAAAACGGATATTTTAAATATCCGTCCGAAAACGGGGCGGGGCGGATATCCGCGTACCCTACCCGTGGGTACCCGTTAAAGTAAAATTACATAAATGCCCTTACTATTTACTTAAgcccaaattaaaattttagggTTTCATTCATCTCCATTCACTCTTTCCCTCTCCTTCAGCCACCGTCAGCGCCGCACACCACCATCTCCTCCCGCCACCGTCAGCCCATCTCCGGCGACTGGTACACCACCACCGTCTGGTAAGAGAATTTGATGCCTCACGCAACCCATTGCTGCGTTTTTCTTCGTTATCTGTTGTTTTTCGAAAATACCCTTTACTTATGGTAGATATTGAATGATAGGTATACATAATGATCATGGCTATAATGTTCTGTTTCATACCGTTTCAAGTCTTTTTTTCTTGGGTTAGGAAGCTAACAAACTAAGAAAGTGGTATGGGATTGGTGCCACTCTATTTGTAAAATGGTTTTTTTCTAGCTGAAAGGCTCTCCTTATAGGTGAGTTTGATAAAATTATCGGCTGTTTATGGGATAATCCAGTGGAAAGGAAACATTCTTGCATTCCatcataaaataattatatgcATGTGGATGATTTTGGAAGAGAATTCATTTGTCACTCTACTTGGAGAACTGTGGTTTTATGCATACAACTGATTGGCTTATTGGTTGTGTTTACATGATAGAATTGTGGTTATTTGATAGCATTTGCCTTATTGTTTAACCCATCAGCTCAATGTTGATGCATACTGTTTTGTTTAAAAGTAAACTGCATAATTGTTCACATTATATGATGATTTTTATATCTCTGATTATGCAtactgttttattttttttgtagaATGTCTACGGAACAATCATTCAGTTCGACTATTCCATTGGGTGATGgccaagaaggagaagaagattcgCCATATACTATGAGTGGTTCAGATTTTGGTGCAGTCCCTGAAACTGTTTTGGAAGAAGAAGTTACAATTGAAGTTGTGGGTGATAAAAGGAAGACAAGATCTGAAGTCTGGGGCCATTTTGAGCATAAAATAATTGATGGCAAGCAGAGAGCAATTTGTGTACATTGTGGAAAAAGTTTGTTAGGTGATCCAAAGCAAGGTACAACACACTTGCGCAATCACTTGAACAGGTGCAAGGAATATCAAAAAAAGTGTGGAGAGCAAAAACATTTCAAAACCGAGCAAAAGAAGAGTGAGGATGGTTCTTATGTGCTTAACCCTGAAAAAGCAAGACAAGCTCTTGCTAGAATGATCGTCGCCCACGAATATCCATTAGCTGTGGTTGACCAATCAAAACCAAGGCTACATGGCTGTGACTGCTCACTTCATTGATGACTCTTGGGTTCTTCAAAGTCGTCTAGTGAGGTAATGCCTAAAATTTGTCATCTTTTTACAAAGACTTGTTATCTTGTATGTGTTGTTAATGATTTTTATTGATAttaggttcattcatgtgcGTGCTCCTCATAGTGGAAGAGCTCTTGGGGATGTCTTGATTCGGTGCTTGAAGGATTGGAGTTTGGATGGTAAGTTATCAACTTTAACCCTTGATAACTGTTCTGCGAATGATAAAATGATTGAATATATTTTGGATGATATTTCACATAGCAAACTCATCTTGGGGGGTCGCATTTTTCACATGCGATGTTGCGCTCACATCTTGAATTTAGTTGTAAAAGATGGGTTGTCTGTAATTTCTGGTGCCATTGAGAAGGTTAGAAAAAGTGTTAATTATTGGACATTAACACctaaaagagaagagaaatttGAAGATGCTTGTTTACAACTAAATTGTCCATTTAAGAAACCGGTTGTTGATTGCAAAACTCGGTGGAACTCTATCTTTTTAATGCTCCGAGTTGCAATTGAATACAAGGCTGTTTATGAGCGGTTGTcacagagagagaaagagtatgAAGACTCACCTAGTGAAGATGAGTGGAAAATGGCTGAAGAAATTTGTCTGAAGTTGGAATTGTTTTATGATGTAACCAACTTGTTTTCTGGTAGATCTTATCCCATGCATAAACCCTGAAGTGGAAGAAAAAAGTGTTGCTGGAATAGTGCCTTGGCAGTCAATATATAAAAGTCATCAAGTTGCGCAAAATGGGAGGGCCAAAGGAAAGCATAAGTCAGAATTAGATATGTATTTAGAAGAAGCGGTTTTGCCTTTTGAAGAACCTTTTGATATATTGGGTTGGTGGAAGCAAAATGGCTTAAAATACCCAAGTTTGCAAATGGCAGCAAGAGATTTCCTAGCAATTCCTATCTCCACTGTTGCTTCGGAGCCTACGTTTAGCACTAGTGGTAGATTTCTCACTCCACATCGCAGTAGATTGCGGCCAGATACTTTGGAATTAATGATTTGTTACCAAAACTGGCTATGGAGTAATTTGAAAGGTATTTAAGTGTATTACTTTAAgttaataaaaattgatttattATTGCAACCCCTTTTTAATAAACTATTTGTTTTCCACTTTCAGGTTCTTCGCCATCAATGGATATGAGTAAAATGATGGAGTATTCCACCACAATATTGGAAGATATGGATGTTGACATTGTTAGTCTTATCTTCATACTTTCTCTTTGAATTTCATAATAATATTGCTTGGTTGGATTTTAATTTGTAAACTTCTGTAGGAGCCATGTGGTGAAAGTTAATGAAGATTGATCAATATTAGTGGAATGAGGGATGATGAAGGTAAGAGTGCCTAATTTGTATACATTTCCTACATGATTTGCTAGTTCAAAAATGAGTGCAAACCCTTGATTTTCACTTGAGTCTTGATGCACATTAACTTTTTTGGAGGCGCTGTCTGGTAGTGGTTGATTTTCTTACTGCAGAATTTTATCCGGAGCTATTGACCTATTTTGGGCACAACTGAAATTTATTTCCTCTGGATTACATTGTTTAATGGAAATCTTAATGTACCAGAGCGGTTTTTTGGGTAGTTGTTATCAGTTTGTGGATTCTTGGTATTGTAGACATGTTTTTAAATTGCTGCTACCATTTTGGTTTTGTAGACATGTTTTTAAATTGCTGCTACCATTTTGGTATTTGAGACTATTTTTCTTTTAGCCTACCAGTTGTGCTTTTCAGTGAGTAGTAAGACAATTATTTGGCATTTGAGAATATTTATAATCTTGGATTGTTTTGATGAACTTTCAAActaattgaaattaattcatatttatttgcttcatccacTCAATTAATGTTCAATTATATGGGTGTTATAAGATCtgaaatcaatttaaatttccaacaaaaaaagttaatttgcagtaatttaggaaaataaaaaattgtaaacgGGTACCCGTTTGGCGCTTAACGGGTACCCGTGGGTATCCAAACCCGTTTAAGGCCCGTAAATGGGTACCCGTTTGACGCTTAACAGGTACGGATACGGGTCGACTACCCGCGGGTAGTGTTGCGGGTTCGGGTACGGGTTCGGATACCCGCCCCGTTGCCATCcctcactctcgcactctcacTCTCAGAACTCGTTCTCAGTCTCGTTCTCGTTCAACCATGGAAGCTCACGATTTCAAGCGATTTCCATCGATTTGATCTCGTTTTGCACCTATTGATCTCGTTTTCCACCGATTTCCACCGATTGCAACTTGATTCCCACCGATTTCAACCTCCACAGATTTCAACCACCGCACGCCGTCGTAGCAACAGCCTCCTCCGCCGTCGGTATGACCTCATTTTCCACCGATTTGATCTCGTTTTTCACCTTTgcttttctttgcttcaaaagcTGACTAaccgtttcttcttcttcattcgcAATTCTCTCTGCAATTTTCTCATGGATCCATCGCTCAGAGACTCAACAACCTCTACTCCGTCGTATGCTGCATTCTCTGGTAccgattttttcttaattaacctATTCAGATTTCTAAATTATGTTTTCATTAGTTGATTTGGTAAATTGGGTCTGGTTTGGTCTTCAAAATGCTGGTTTGCAAGTCAGATTAAGTGGGTAGTTGTTACTGGTTTGAGGAGTTTGTTCATCTTGGGTTTGTTGCTCTCGTGTGTTTGCCAATTGTTATCTGGTTCTTTCTTTTTGCCAAAACAGTAAGATGAACAGATTTTTAGTAATGTTAGGTTAGTCAATAATGCCCTTGAAGAGCTAATTACACAGATAAAACTTGCACATACAAGAACTATCAGCTAGTAAACAAATAAAATGCCTTGATTGTTGATAGAATGATATGCTTCTGAAGATATGTAATAGAGATAACTTGCCTTGATTGTTGATAGAATGATATGCTAGAATAATATTATATCATGACTCATGTGGtgctttttatattttctttctttttataatccaaatattttcagtttctaattagtacaaagtaaaaatattttattcattcTCCAAGATACAAGCCTAGACACATTCCGAATTCAAAGGCTATGTGACTTGTGCTACTTTTTAAATTGGTTAATTTATAGAAATACATACTGGAAAATATGATGTGTTCTTGTGGTTAAAATTTAGTGTGATTTAGCTATGAATCACATTCCTTGGCTGGTAGCTATGAATCCCAATCAAAGTTGTATATGTACCATATTGACTTCACTTAACAGAATGAAAGGAAATTGAATGTAACAGTATTAAAAGATGTGTTCTTCTTGCTCCTACATTTGTCCTCTTCCATGCATCACTTGTGCTTCTCGTAATTTCAAGTTTCCTCTGTAAGTGTTTGTTTTATACTATGATTATGTTCTGTTCTGGAATTTTCAGTAACTAGCTCTTATCTTAGTTTTTGAAAGAGAGAGGGGTTGAACAGTGTGCTTATTTCTTGTTTGTGGTTTAGTTGTTTGGATTTGAAGATGGAGTTATTTAACCAGAAGCACCATATTCTGGTTTCTAATATCTGAACTAGTGGCTCTAGCTATTATAAGATGGATTTTCAGCTTCATGTGTTGATCATGAAAGTacaattttctttcattttttaatggCATTAATGGGGGGAGGGGTTGAAAGCTGCATTCTATAGTCTGATATGTACATACAATTTGACTTGAAGAATCATAAATGGGGCCATTACTTTATTTGTGGGTGAGTCCATTTCAAATGTCTCTTGCCACTTATTATTGTTTGGTCGCTTTCAAGGTATGACCACAAGTTTAGGCAGATGTATGAGGCTATGTTTTACTCTCCTTAAATAATGAACCTTATAGAATTTCATTTGGAGAATTAATCCTGGATGCACCTAATATGCGTACCAGTTGCGTTTTGGTTTGAAATAGGGACTAGCTAGTTATTTATATGGTATATTTACTCTTTACAGAGTGAAATTCTATATATGGATGAGGAAGCTCATGGATAAATGTGTGcaattttctatttttgggCAAATGAGATAAATTCGTAGCATTGTTGTTTGATTTGGTATTGattaattatatgttttatGCAGGTACAAAGGTTTCCATGATTGGTTTTAAATTAGAATGGTGCTTCCAAATTTACCTCTTAAGTGAATGTAGATCTTTATCTTTGGACTAGAGTAAAGATGACAGAGTCATGTCATTTGTTTGTTGATGGGATTAAATTAAAAGGAcaatatctattttttttcagGTTCAGGACTATCAAGCTCTGCGGCGTTTGTTTGTTCTTCTACAATTTGCTATTATGGCTGCTTTTGATGTGAACTTCGCTAAGGTGATTTCGACTGGAATATGTTTAATAGTTTGTGCTTTGAGGGGCAAATTCAATTCAACTCTTGGTGAAACTTTTGTATGGATAAATTGTTTGTGTATATAATTTGCAGGGATGAATTTTGTGTTGACTATGAAGTAATATACTATGCTTCCTTGTTAAGGTTATTGTTCTCCATTGTTTGTGTTTGCGCAATTTAGAGACAAAATAATTCATATTTCACAATATATAACTAACTAGCCTATGTTTCATGTAGTAAGCAACTTATATCTAGCTGGTTCTTAGATTCCAGGAAGAGAGCTTGAAAACATGTGTGGTGATTGACATTGTGTGGAAGTGCTATTGGTTAAGAGGTGGTGTGGTATGctgtttgtggtttttttttatggttGCTGGAAGGTATTTGCGTGTGGCTTTGAGGCACCTGAAAATTGTCATGATGCAGCATTGTTTGCGCTGCATAATTTTCTTGGTTTTTGGGCAACTGTTTTCTTTTCAGCTAATAACGTTTCACTTGTTTTGTAGGGCTGTTTTGTCTGCATTGTTACTGGATATTGTGAAAGTGGAGATATGTGAGTCTCATGTTAATACCTGTGGACTCCCAGTATCGTGTAAAAGTTCATGAATTTTATATGCCTATATGTTTAAAATCTTTCTTATGTTTGTTTTCTCTTCAAATCTTTAACAGGGCTGCCTTGATGAAAAAGTCAAATGGGGCTTACTTTCCAGAGGAGGTGTGTGCAAATATAATTGATTTTCCTAAATCTTGGATTTTTGTTAAATGTTTTGCTTGCTCACTTTGGAAGTGTTTGGCATTGCTCAGAAACTCTGCAAGTGGATTACTCAATTACTGTTGGCAGTAGAATACCTACATTCAAATTTTGTTTTACACCGTGACCTGAAGGTGTTGCTTAGATCAAACAAACTATATGGTCCCTTTTTGCCCCTTACTCTTCCATTTGAAAATATACTAAGTTTAATTTTGTCAACTCTGCTGACAGTGTTCCAACATATTTCTTACCAAGGATCATCTAGGTGAGTTCATCTAATACATTTGATTACGTCAGAGATAGATTATTACGTCAGTGATTCCCAAGCCCAAAGTCCCTGCCTCTTGTTTCTCTCTAAACCTTTCATTCATTCCTGCATGATGTTTTATGAACTAATTCAAACATGGCCTTTGATTTCAGGCTTACTATCAATATCCAGAAACATTGAATTATCATGTCTGGTTTCAAGCTAGTGAGGTAAGAATAATCTTAACTTgggaatttcatgaattttgttttatacgGGAAATATGTGCCGATTACGGTTTACAAATTTGTATGATTTGATTTTCAATCTATTGCTAGTTCATTTTTTCCTCACATTTTGCTTGCTATATGTCAATTTTTGTTTGAATGTCTTGAGGTTATGCTACTAATTCTGCACAAGGGGTGGGAGAAGTgagcttttgtatttttttttcttcctatgaGATCATGAATAAGTAAGCTATGAAATTTGTTTTCCATGTACTGAGGATAATTTTGGCAGTTGCAGAATGAAATGTTCTCCTTGAATCTCATTTTTAGTAACTTTACATATTATGAAGCAGATTGAAATTCCTGAGAATGATTTGCAGGAAAGCAAACAGGAGCTGCGCAAAAGGAAGGGAAGAGAAGCAAGATTCTAAGGTGGCTGCTATCTTTACTAGTAGAGTCAATCAAATATCTTTTGGTATTTCTTTCTTTATGCAGTATTGTTACTTTTATCAAGAGCAATTTTTTGTAGGATGTTTAGAAAGCCTCTTTAAATGGTTAATAAGTAAACTCCACAATTAAATGATGTTAAAAAGGCCCCTAGAATAAATTTCGGTAGCCAAGGGAGGTTTAAAGCCGTAAATAATCTCTTGCATTTAAGGGAGGTTGAAAACTCCCGTTAAAAAAACTTGCAgataagggaggtttaaaacccccgctaaaaaccgccgctaaatgcATATGCAGTACCAGGGTTTGCTGAAAAACGCCGCTAATAATTTGTGGGGAGTGTAACttcgggatttttcaaaacccccactaagtaactcgcgggggttgaaaaccctcaccaaatgcaaaaaaaaaaccccgctaaataacgttttttttgtagtgacgCTTCTGCGGCCATCCCAAACCAACCATTAAGGCGGCGATCGCAAGGTTCATCTCTCGTGGCTCGTCGTGAAACAATGGGGAAGAATTCCAGTGGTCGCGATCTGAACCAGTGACCTCCATAACCATCATATTGGCAAACATTAGTGACTCATTATACATGTCAAAAGCTTCTTCCATGAAGAGAAATCCCTAAAAAGAGGGTTAGAACAATCTCCATTCTTAATATTGATCCAAAATCTTCCTTGACAGTCTCCCTCAAATAGACCATAAATGGTTTGTCCCTTTCTGAGAGTGTTTGAATCATCTTCTTGCTGCAAGTTCCTTTACTCGTGGTTCCTCTATTCTTCCCGAATCTAAGGTTGTTGAGTGTTTTTATCAACTGTTCAAATCTAGGGGGAGCCAATGGATGATCAACTATTGTATTTGGATTCTCCTGGTTTGGCGTTGAATCGCTCAGAATGTCGTAGACACTCCCCTCTTGGCCTAATTTTGGGTATTTTCTTGTTAGAGCACGCTTAGCAGAAAATGGATTATTGTTTCCAgtattagtgttttttttcgGTTTGATTTCATCATTGTGTTCCTTTATGGTCTCCTTTCGTCCCTAAAGTAACATGAAAAATTGTTTATTTCTTTAGCAATAATTACTTCAAGTATTGAAGTTATAAAAGTATGTGTGGGATTGTAAAAGTATAGACCAAACAAGTATGTATCATCAAACTATCTGAGTATATACTACAACGGTTTTTCAGTTTTCAAATTAAATACAGTCAACCTACTACCAATTTCGGAGTTTAAAGGTCACACAATTGCGTGAATTAGGAAAACAATTATTGAAAGCTCATAGTATCTACTTGATGACCCATCAATTATCCATCCCAACCCACTTTTTGCCAAAAACCACCTTAATGGCGCTAAGCGCTACTTTCTTGCGCTAAGTGCCATCAAAAGTGAGTTTTCTTCTTTGGTTAAAATGTCGTTAAGTGTCGTACTCCcttcaaaaattaattttctttccaAAAGCTTGGATTTCCTTTATTTACTTAACGCTTCCATCCTACATCAAAATTAAGGGATTCAACATGATTTCTACACCTAAAACTAAGTATTTGACAAATTAATCACTTGGAGTAAAAAAAAGATGAATATTTGAAGCGTATAGGTCATAAaagtgcttaaaatgatattaaattatgtaaaaaaaatgacaCTTATCAGCTTAGAAGGTCTTTATTTTCACTCTATTCAATCTTAAGGTTTTTAATCTTCATTTGTATGCAAACTTGAGGTATTGttcttaataaaaaatattaaatctttttattcaagtTGATTCATGTTCTTTCACTCTATGCTTTGAATATTCTTTACGTTCatgtttgaatttgaaattataTTATGCTTTAATTGTTCATTTAAGCGATTTGAAATAAGTAAATGATTCTTTACCCGATTAATGAAACGATTGTGGAATTTGTTTTCCAAAGAGCGGAAATATCCAACACCGCAAGAATAAACCAAAGCCGCTTCCTGTTGATTTTTAAGAGCCCGTCCAAGGGGAAGATGGAGTAACGACGCGTGCGCAACGGACTTGGCTGATTGGTAAACAATTGGGTTTAAAACCAAGAGGATCAGAAGCTTTGATGATTAAGGGTCTAGAGGCTCAAATTCGTCTTAATCACCCACACCTTCGTTGACGCGCCTGGACTTTGGATTAGTTTCAAATGTTTTGGTTTTCCTGGGTGGTGAATTTTTTGCAGTTGATTTTGTGGAAGATTGGTAAATGTTTTTAAGGTTGGTCTGGCTTTGTTTTGGAGCTTATTGAAAAGGGTTGAGATGAATTTTTTTGGAAGGGTGTGAGTGGAGGGGGTTTGGGGGTCGGAAAAAGTTGCATTCAGAGTGGTAGTTACAAGTGGTGCTTGGAAGATGAGGAGGGACAGCGGTGTTTGAAGGAGGGGAGGGACGCTTTGGAGGGTTTGTCTCTTTCGGAACTAATAGAAAGGGGTTTGATGATAGGTTTGCTGTCAAAATTATCTAATGTTTTTGTTTCGCTGGTGCAACGTGTTGCGATCAACGTCAATTAGTTGATGTTGTACATTGCTGTTATTTATTTGCTGGTGTTGTCGTTTGTTGTTGCTCCTGCTACTGGTATACTTATTTGCCGTTGTTGCTGTCAAAATCTATGTTGCCGCTGTTGCTGATGTTGTGTTCTGG
This portion of the Lotus japonicus ecotype B-129 chromosome 3, LjGifu_v1.2 genome encodes:
- the LOC130743538 gene encoding zinc finger BED domain-containing protein RICESLEEPER 2-like, whose translation is MSTEQSFSSTIPLGDGQEGEEDSPYTMSGSDFGAVPETVLEEEVTIEVVGDKRKTRSEVWGHFEHKIIDGKQRAICVHCGKSLLGDPKQGTTHLRNHLNRCKEYQKKCGEQKHFKTEQKKSEDGSYVLNPEKARQALARMIVAHEYPLAVVDQSKPRFIHVRAPHSGRALGDVLIRCLKDWSLDGKLSTLTLDNCSANDKMIEYILDDISHSKLILGGRIFHMRCCAHILNLVVKDGLSVISGAIEKVRKSVNYWTLTPKREEKFEDACLQLNCPFKKPVVDCKTRWNSIFLMLRVAIEYKAVYERLSQREKEYEDSPSEDEWKMAEEICLKLELFYDVTNLFSGRSYPMHKP